TTTGCCATTTACACCTTCTTGAAAGAAAACTAAAAATCGACCTGCAAATTTTGTTTCTATATTTTCTTTAATCTTTTGGTATGCTTCGTTTGGTTTGCTTCTTAACTGCCCTCGGCAAATTACAGCCTGAGGTCTATACTCTATATTCTGGATGTAATATACAGACCAAGGAAAACAATCTCGCAGTTTTTGTTCTTCGTTTGGCTGAATGGGACGCACGGGAGTTGGTTCTGTACTAGGGACTGTTGTGACTTCTGTTTGTGGCACTTGAGTTTCAGTTTGTTTGTCTTGCTGTGGTTGGCGTCCCCATTGAAATAGCACCCAGTATAAAATAGGACAAATGACTAATGGCCAAATCATTAGCGATCGCGGTAGTGGTTGTTTTTCTCCATGCATTACTGTCCATCCTGTCCACAACAGTGCTGGAGTCATTAATACCAACCACAATAACCAGACAGGTGTCTGGGTGAGGCGAGCAACACTACGTTGCACCATTAGATAAGTAATTAGTCCCAGTAGAATCAGAAACCAAACTGTCATGTGATTTTTGTTTATTTTGAAATGTCAGTCCAAACTTGTGGTCAACCGCACCACTATTATTGCCACAAGATAGACACTATCCCACTTTTTAATTGGTGAGAAGTTTTATACTTAAACCGGATTTGTTAAGACTCCTCAAGGAAATTGTTTTTCTCATGTGTCCCTTGTCTCAAGAATCAAATCATACAGCCAAGCCACCACAAGAAGTCCTAAATACTATTTTTGCATTTCCGCCAAATCGGGACACACTAGGGGGAACAGCTTATTTTATTGTCAGAAATGAAGGCAATATCCTGATTGACTGTCCTGCCTTTGACCAAACTTACCAGGATTTTATGCGAGCGCATGGCGGTATAAGTTGGTTATTTCTCACCCACAGGGGGGCTATTGGTAAGACAGTAGAATATCAGCAAGCCTTCGATTGTCAAGTTTTAATTCAAGAGCAAGAAGCATATCTCTTGCCTGAGGTAACTGTAACTACTTTTAGTCAGGAATTTGTCCTTGATTCCATCACAAAAGTGATTTGGACGTGTGGGCATTCTCCCGGCTCATCTTGCCTTTATTATAGTCAGTCTGGGGGTGTGCTGTTTTCTGGACGTCACTTACTTCCCAACCAGCAAGGCGATCCAGTTCCATTACGAACAGCTAAGACTTTTCACTGGCATAGGCAAATAAAGAGCATCAAAATGCTTTTAGAACGCTTTACTCCTG
Above is a genomic segment from Fischerella sp. JS2 containing:
- a CDS encoding MBL fold metallo-hydrolase; the protein is MCPLSQESNHTAKPPQEVLNTIFAFPPNRDTLGGTAYFIVRNEGNILIDCPAFDQTYQDFMRAHGGISWLFLTHRGAIGKTVEYQQAFDCQVLIQEQEAYLLPEVTVTTFSQEFVLDSITKVIWTCGHSPGSSCLYYSQSGGVLFSGRHLLPNQQGDPVPLRTAKTFHWHRQIKSIKMLLERFTPETLQYICPGANTGFLRGKRVISNAYECLASLDLAALLQTQAII